The Terriglobia bacterium genome includes the window GGAGAATTGCGCAAACACTGGAAGTTGTTGAGCCTGGAAGCCGTATTCGTTTTGGTCTGGACTTATTACTCGCTTCTATTCCTGCGGTTCGCCCAGGAGCGGTTCTGGGCGCTGGCGTTTGAGCCCCATGGCCGGTATCTTTATTGGGTTCTAGTGCGCTGCAGCGGAATTTTATCGTTAGTTTTACCTCTCATTGTTTATCTGGCCGTCAAAAGATTTACTCATTTTCTGCCCGCGCTTTGCGGGTTTTGCGCCGGCATCGTTGTGGCCTGGGCACTAGGCTTGCTGAGTTTGGCGTTGATATTACCAGGCGGAAGTAACATGGTGTTCCGTTGGCCGGTTATTCTGTATAGCCTCCTTCCTGTACAAGCTGCCGGGATACTGCCCATTGCCGTATCGCTTCCGTGGTGGCGGTTGCCTTACGCTCTTGTGCGCCAGTCCGCTCCTCTTTTGTTTGCCATTTGGGCGGCTCAGTTATGGGCGAAGAACCGCCAATCCACAAGTCTGCAAAACAAAGGCGGAATTGAATAAGGAGAGAAGGTATGACGGAATCCAAACCACCTGCGCTGGCAAGCTGGATGCTGGACCACCTGCTGTGTGGCGGCAGCAATGAAGCTCTCGCCGGCGACCTGCACGAGGAATTCCAGCGGCGGCGCTCCGTCGCATGGTACTGGCGGCAGGTTATCGGCGCTATCCTGGCGAGCTTCGCAAACGAAGTGCGTGCCGACTGGGTGATGGTCTGGACAATCCTTTTCACCACCGTATGGGCTTACAGCCTTTATGCAATTCCCATTCTCGCCTGGCCTGTTCCAACGGGAGTCCTGTCCCGGCTGGATCATTACCTCACGGCGCACGGATACTACGGTACATTCGTCTGGTATCTCGTCAGTGACGTGTTCCTGTACGCCATGCCGTTTCTGCTTCGTGTCGTTGCGCCACTCGGCATCTACCTTGTCGGCGCGCGAAGGATGAACGTCCGGGCGTTCACGCGCGGTCTGTGCGCAGCGGTACTGCTTGCGGCGGTGTTAGCGATGGCACCCTTCCAGCCCGTTCTCGATTTTCTTTCCGTGCACGGATTGGCGTATTATTGGGTGCAGCTCTGGAAGCTGTATGAGGTCACGGTCATGCGCCAGCTTATTCCTCTGATCGCTGCGATGTGGGTGGCCCAGTCCGGAAAAAAGATTGTGCAGCCGGGCGTTATCGCAAGTTAGAAAGCGGCGAGGCCACGTAAATTCGCCGCCACCTCAGCGAAGCAAATTCCACGGACTGTGAGATTGGAGCACGCGCGGTGAGGAAAAATCAGATTGCTCCGTTGGCGGTGGTAATGCTGGCGGCCGTCGCCGGCGTTTACCTCTTGAATCGCTACTGGATTGCACCCGCCGCCACCCGGAATCATCTGTCGTCGGCCTCAAATCATCCGTCAGCTCCCGATTTTACCGTGACCGATTTTTCAGGAAACCAAGTCCACCTCTCTGGCCTGCGAGGCAAGGTCGTTCTGCTCGACTTTTGGGCAACGTGGTGCGGACCCTGCAGGATGGAAATTCCCAGCTTCGTCCAATTCGCGGACCGTTACAGGGGCCAGGGTCTCAGCGCCTTGGGCATCGTCACCCATGACAGCCCGCGAAACGTTCCAGGCTTCTACAGGCAGTTTCGCATGAACTATCCCGTAGCCATGGGCAGCGAGCAACTGGAGGGCCTTTACGGGGTCTACGGCTTACCCACCACCGTCCTGATCGGGAGGGACGGCCGCATTTATGCCAAGCTGGTCGGCGCCGTCCAACCCGCTTACCTTGAGCGCGAGATCCAAAAGCTGCTTTCCGAAAACGCCGTCGCTGAAAGATAAGTCGTGCGGCGGCCAATACCCTTCACGGTTTGGGATATTTTATGGCCGCCGTGGCCTTGTAAAGCTGCTGCTGGTCTCATCATGGCCCTGCCATGCTTTGCCTCGTGTTAGGATTAGGGCTGACGCGCCATGCCGCCCGACGACGAACCCGTTCGCATTCCCATCACAGACGTTTTTGACCTTCACTCGGTGCAGCCGAAGGAAGTGGAAGCTGTTGTCGAGGCCTATCTGGAAGAGGCCCGCAGCCTGGGGCTGAAAAACGTCCGCATCATTCACGGGCGCGGCATTGGAGTGCAGCGCCGCATGGTGCGCGCCGTGCTGGCCCGAACTCCATTCGTTGAGTCTTATGCGGATGCTCCTGGGCAGGCGGGAGGCTGGGGCGCCACCATCGTCCTCATGCGATAGCAAGCCTGCTTCCAGTCGCAACTAGCGACAGCTACTCGGATCCATACCATCAATATTTCGCGAAGCCATCGATTCCCGCGCGAATCAAATTACTTTTCGGAGCCTGTCGATTTTTCCAGGGGCCAAGCGTCGTACTGATAGAGAACGGGATGGATCGAGCGGACTTGAGAGGGCAAAAGAACGTGCCCGAGAGCGCCGCGAGCCTGTCCGAAAATTACAAATGAGAAGGAGATGACGATGCAATATCTGCTATTGATCTACGAGAACGAGAAGCGTTTCGCCAAGGGCTACCCTGAGGCTGAACTCGCTGAATACCGGGCTTTTGGAAAGGAGTTTGCCCCCGCCATCAAGGGCGGAAATGCGCTCCAGCCGACCCACACCGCCGCCACCGTCCGAGTGCGCAACGGCAATACGCAGACCACTGACGGGCCCTTCGCGGAGACCAAGGAGCAGCTTGGCGGCTTTTACCTGGTGGAAGCGCGTGACCGTGAGGAAGCTGCCGCCATGGCCGCAAAGATTCCCGGTGCACGGTTCGGCTCAGTCGAGGTACGCCCGATCATGAAGTTTTCATAATCCTGATTCCGAATGCTCTGCAATCTCATTGATGCTCCGGTACGAAAGAACTGAAGGAATTCAAATCCCAAGGAGGGTAAATGCGATACATGCTTCTGATTTACAACAATGAGCACGCCAGGGAAAACCGTTCGACTGAGGAAAGTGCCAAATCGGTTTCCCAAGCATTGAGTTACATCGAGGAGGCAACGCAGCGCGGGGTCTTCCGGGCTGCCGATCCTCTTGAGCCGACCAGCACCGCAACTACGGTGCGAACGCATGAAGGGAAAGTGATGATTACAGACGGCCCATTTGCCGAAACCAAGGAGCAGCTTGCCGGGTACTTTATCCTGGACTGCAAGAACCTTGACGAAGCCCTCGAGTGGGCGGCAAAGATCCCGATGACCTGCGGTGGCGGCTCAGGTTGCGTTGAAGTGCGGCCCCTCCGTGAATTGGCACGGCAAGCCGATTAATCGCACGACCAGTCACAAGCAATTGAAGGCGACTGTCGATTGACCAGGCGGTGGAACGTCGTACGAGTGAAGGGACATGCAAGTCAAATAAAAAAGGAGGAAGACCAATGAAAAGTCTGAAACTGGCAGTGGTCGTGGCAGCATTCTTGGTTCTGGGACTGGGTAATGCGTTGAATCTGACGGGGCAATCCACCGCTGCGACCGCGGGTTTTGAAAGGTTGAAGTCACTCGCGGGCGTGTGGGAAGGAAGGACGAACGAGGGCGGAAAAGAGGTTTCTGTGAATACATCGTTCCGCCTCGTCTCCGACGGCTCAGCTTTGATGAACGACCTTATGAGCGGAACGCCGCACGAGATGATCACAATGTTTCACCTGGATGGAAGCGAACTGATGGCCACCCACTACTGCGCAGCTCATAACCAACCGCGTTTCCTCC containing:
- a CDS encoding YciI family protein, which gives rise to MRYMLLIYNNEHARENRSTEESAKSVSQALSYIEEATQRGVFRAADPLEPTSTATTVRTHEGKVMITDGPFAETKEQLAGYFILDCKNLDEALEWAAKIPMTCGGGSGCVEVRPLRELARQAD
- a CDS encoding YciI family protein, which translates into the protein MQYLLLIYENEKRFAKGYPEAELAEYRAFGKEFAPAIKGGNALQPTHTAATVRVRNGNTQTTDGPFAETKEQLGGFYLVEARDREEAAAMAAKIPGARFGSVEVRPIMKFS
- a CDS encoding TlpA disulfide reductase family protein, which translates into the protein MRKNQIAPLAVVMLAAVAGVYLLNRYWIAPAATRNHLSSASNHPSAPDFTVTDFSGNQVHLSGLRGKVVLLDFWATWCGPCRMEIPSFVQFADRYRGQGLSALGIVTHDSPRNVPGFYRQFRMNYPVAMGSEQLEGLYGVYGLPTTVLIGRDGRIYAKLVGAVQPAYLEREIQKLLSENAVAER
- a CDS encoding Smr/MutS family protein, with protein sequence MPPDDEPVRIPITDVFDLHSVQPKEVEAVVEAYLEEARSLGLKNVRIIHGRGIGVQRRMVRAVLARTPFVESYADAPGQAGGWGATIVLMR